The Lycium barbarum isolate Lr01 chromosome 9, ASM1917538v2, whole genome shotgun sequence genome has a segment encoding these proteins:
- the LOC132611418 gene encoding WEB family protein At2g40480-like: MAGNGESETKKIINPRVEIDTSPPFESVKEAVDHFGGSGPWIPHHLLRLPPPDDDTEVVDLGKMEEEAVKYEKDLIVKEQEALNVLREVEEAKRFVEGLKLNLMQEVSEFVSSPGLNPESQIPNLNELSAENLGLCPLQSPGHVLMELNRAKLDLNKMSTDLTVIRSSVETLNTKMKKEKVMLDRSSQMKIEENNTMNKELQQLSFEAQQFKKMAEASRYEVMKAMSEIERTKASIRMAEMRLHAAKKMEEAAKAVEAIAFAERKALLNGKNSSSAVVQHTPEGITISYEEYYALARKAQQAEELCKTKFVDTNTMRRTNEAKMEETTKEIRHNRSTLEEALDNEDGTQRSHLIEQDGFYRERSEHTQLHYSGHNSAKSKFRNPQSSLSSHGNPRLVDGDQPDDVNDKPVPVFRSSISIGDILSRKLILRDDQIVVNKHMESHTERKHVSFSQMLREQSGIILNPTKTMKDGNVHKQYITQKKKFGFIQVPLPKQNKKKTQPLNMR; this comes from the exons ATGGCTGGAAATGGAGAAtctgaaacaaaaaaaattatcaatCCAAGAGTGGAAATTGACACATCTCCGCCATTCGAGTCGGTAAAGGAGGCTGTGGACCATTTTGGGGGGAGTGGCCCTTGGATTCCCCATCACTTGCTCCGTTTACCACCTCCCGAC GATGATACTGAAGTTGTAGACTTGGGCAAAATGGAGGAGGAAGCAGTAAAATATGAGAAAGACTTGATTGTCAAGGAACAGGAGGCCCTCAatgtcttgagagaagtggaagAAGCtaaaagatttgtagaaggattgaAATTAAATTTGATGCAAGAAGTATCTGAGTTTGTGTCCAGTCCCGGTTTAAATCCTGAGAGCCAAATTCCAAATCTTAATGAGCTGTCAGCAGAAAACTTAGGTCTGTGTCCTCTTCAGTCCCCCGGACATGTACTAATGGAATTGAACCGAGCAAAACTAGACCTTAACAAGATGTCGACAGACCTTACTGTAATTAGATCTTCTGTTGAGACTCTgaatacgaaaatgaagaaagaaaaggtaatGCTTGACAGAAGTAGTCAGATGAAAATTGAGGAAAACAACACTATGAACAAAGAGCTCCAACAGTTGAGTTTTGAAGCGCAGCAATTCAAGAAAATGGCAGAAGCTTCAAGATACGAGGTGATGAAAGCGATGTCAGAGATTGAACGAACAAAGGCAAGTATTAGAATGGCTGAAATGAGATTACATGCAGCCAAAAAGATGGAAGAAGCAGCCAAAGCTGTGGAAGCAATTGCATTTGCAGAAAGAAAGGCTTTACTAAATGGAAAGAATTCTTCGTCAGCTGTTGTTCAGCACACACCTGAGGGGATCACAATTTCATATGAAGAATATTATGCTCTTGCCCGGAAAGCACAGCAGGCTGAAGAACTATGCAAAACAAAATTTGTAGATACAAACACTATGCGCAGAACCAATGAAGCGAAGATGGAGGAAACTACCAAAGAAATTAGACACAACAGGAGTACACTAGAAGAGGCTTTGGACAATGAAGATGGTACTCAAAGAAGTCATCTTATTGAACAAGATGGTTTCTACAGGGAGAGATCGGAGCACACTCAATTGCATTACTCTGGGCATAACTCGGCCAAATCTAAGTTCAGAAATCCTCAGTCATCTCTCAGTAGTCATGGGAACCCCCGGCTGGTTGATGGCGATCAACCAGACGATGTCAATGACAAACCAGTGCCCGTCTTTCGATCATCTATATCAATCGGAGACATACTGAGCAGGAAGCTGATTTTGCGAGATGATCAAATTGTCGTGAATAAGCATATGGAAAGCCACACTGAAAGAAAACATGTGTCTTTTAGCCAAATGCTTCGGGAACAGAGTGGAATCATATTGAATCCGACGAAAACTATGAAAGATGGGAATGTGCACAAGCAATATATTACACAGAAGAAGAAGTTTGGTTTCATTCAAGTACCACTTCccaaacaaaataagaaaaagacgCAGCCTTTAAACATGAGATAA
- the LOC132610167 gene encoding high mobility group B protein 7 codes for MVCQARTRKRVFGIQIHRGPDGSAFQKCETCGISVAIALADMHECEPRKDVQKFKCLPKNISVVKKQRLSDQPRSAFRIFMEDFVKKNIDGNEFEVDKKGFETWINMTLEERFLYFMKAETINLAHLKLLRKEENDMPWRVDDEADSADVGKYDENYEDYNCYDSESSGDLFDSGPWQTRALTPVRGKVC; via the exons atggtTTGCCAAGCTAGAACAAGGAAAAGGGTATTTGGTATCCAAATACATCGTGGTCCTGATGGCAGTGCTTTTCAAAAATG TGAAACTTGTGGCATTTCAGTGGCAATAGCGTTGGCTGACATGCATGAATGTGAACCAAGAAAGGATGTACAGAAATTTAAATGCTTACCCAAAAACATAAGTGTTGTTAAAAAGCAAAGGCTCAGTGACCAACCCAGATCAGCTTTTCGAATTTTCAT GGAGGATTTTGTGAAGAAAAACATCGATGGAAATGAGTTTGAAGTGGATAAGAAAGGTTTTGAGACGTGGATAAACATGACACTTGAG gaGAGATTTTTGTACTTCATGAAAGCCGAAACAATTAATCTTGCACATTTGAAACTTTTGCGCAAAGAGGAGAATGATATGCCATGGAGG GTGGATGACGAGGCGGATTCAGCTGATGTTGGCAAGTATGATGAG AATTATGAAGACTATAATTGTTATGATTCTGAATCTTCTGGGGATTTGTTTGATTCTGGCCCATGGCAGACAAGAGCTTTGACACCTGTGAGAGG GAAGGTTTGTTAG